A part of Onthophagus taurus isolate NC chromosome 7, IU_Otau_3.0, whole genome shotgun sequence genomic DNA contains:
- the LOC111427618 gene encoding KRAB-A domain-containing protein 2-like gives MESEKYLVEKQIFDTKLFKLIENSGVNNFTTVLTVEHYLSILNQVKNSMSKKETKERLSCQDYRRLNRFEILRIGDKEKIIAKRKNDDVVSIRYYCDVTEVHGILEKVHKDTGHKRRLGMEKEIAKKYCNIPRSVIEEYLKLCAMCQLKRKSKQKGLVVKPIISTGFNKRGQIDLIDMQTEPDGPYKFIMNYQDHLTKFVFLKPLKTKKAEEVAYNLMDIFGIVGAPCLLHSDNGREFVNQVITSLADMFQAKIIHGKPRHSQSQGSIEKANQDVRDILITWMQENETTKWAEGLRFVQLKKNRSFHRGIQRTPYEAMFVIPLVNGLKDSNLPLEIVEKLHDEDDIYRLESSVGRNIEQVVSKKSHSEFQNSDGGNEKDVQESFPINYSKNDDVEEELLRNNEIRLKSINQHRSHSIACLKKQATEMLQQSCSKFPKIEIGQNVLVKTLDVDRGRLAPRNILAVVLSEKDDLYQLGTSTGVLEKLYARNEFQPSQTNSLTSSDVPIENKLSLRTVAAKESNSSQGFVPGMRVINDQIVTKCGYYGSL, from the exons ATGGAaagtgaaaaatatttagttgaaaaacaaatttttgatactaagctttttaaattaattgaaaatagtgGCGTTAATAATTTTACCACCGTACTAACTGTTGAGCattatttaagtattttaaatcaaGTAAAGAACAGCATGTCAAAGAAAGAGACGAAGGAAAGACTAAGTTGTCAAGATTATAGGCGTTTGAATAGATTTGAAATTCTAAGAATtggtgataaagagaaaattattgcaaaacgAAAGAATGATGATGTGGTTTCTATAAGGTATTATTGCGATGTTACGGAGGTACACGGcattttagaaaaagttcATAAAGATACTGGCCATAAAAGAAGATTAGgaatggaaaaagaaattgctaagaaatattgtaatattCCCAGAAGTGTCATTGAAGAGTATTTGAAATTATGTGCTATGTGTcaattaaagagaaaatcgAAGCAGAAAGGATTAGTAGTAAAACCAATAATTTCTACAGGATTTAATAAAAGGGGACAAATTGATCTTATTGATATGCAAACAGAACCGGATGGCCCTTATAAGTTTATCATGAATTACCAAGACCACCTCacaaaatttgtgtttttaaaacctctaaaaactaaaaaggcAGAAGAAGTAGCATATAACTTGATGGATATTTTTGGCATAGTCGGGGCACCTTGCTTGCTTCATAGTGACAATGGCAGAGAATTTGTGAATCAAGTAATTACTAGCCTTGCAGATATGTTTCAAGCGAAAATAATTCATGGTAAACCACGTCATTCTCAAAGCCAAGGGTCCATCGAGAAAGCGAACCAAGATGTAAGagacattttaattacttGGATGCAGGAAAATGAGACAACTAAGTGGGCAGAAGGTCTAAGATTTgtgcaattaaaaaagaatagatCATTTCACCGAGGCATCCAACGTACTCCATACGAGGCTATGTTTGTCATCCCACTTGTTAATGGCTTAAAAGATTCAAATCTTCCGCTTGAAATTGTAGAGAAGTTACACGATGAGGACGACATTTATAGATTAGAAAGCAGTGTTGGTAGAAACATAGAACAGGTAGTATCTAAAAAATCACATTCAGAATTTCAAAACAGTGATGGAGGAAATGAAAAAGATGTACAAGAAAGCTTTCCcataaattattccaaaaatgaTGATGTTGAGGAAGAATTGTTGAG GAACAACGAAATccgattaaaatcaataaatcaaCATCGATCTCATAGTATTGCATGTTTAAAAAAGCAAGCAACAGAAATGTTACAGCAAAGTTGTTCCAAAttcccaaaaattgaaattgggCAGAACGTTTTAGTTAAGACTCTTGATGTCGACAGAGGACGCTTAGCTCCTCGTAACATTTTGGCTGTTGTATTGTCCGAGAAAGATGATTTATACCAACTTGGTACATCAACTGGCGTCTTGGAAAAACTATATGCAAGGAATGAGTTCCAG CCTTCTCAAACGAACTCATTGACATCTTCAGATGTACCCATCGAAAATAAACTCAGTTTGAGAACGGTGGCGGCAAAAGAATCAAATTCTTCCCAGGGGTTT gtTCCTGGTATGCGTGTTATTAACGATCAAATCGTCACAAAATGTGGTTATTACGGGAGCCTTTAA